From the genome of Argentina anserina chromosome 4, drPotAnse1.1, whole genome shotgun sequence, one region includes:
- the LOC126789874 gene encoding 40S ribosomal protein S27-2 → MVLQNDIDLLHPPAELEKRKHKLKRLVQTPNSFFMDVKCQGCFNITTVFSHSQTVVVCGNCQTVLCQPTGGRARLTEGCSFRKKGD, encoded by the exons ATG GTGCTTCAGAACGACATTGATTTGCTTCACCCACCGGCTGAGCTCGAGAAGAGGAAGCACAAGCTCAAGAGGCTCGTGCAGACCCCCAACTCTTTCTTCATG GATGTGAAGTGCCAGGGTTGTTTCAACAT AACAACCGTGTTCAGTCACTCCCAAACTGTTGTGGTGTGTGGGAATTGCCAGACAGTGCTGTGCCAGCCGACTGGTGGCCGTGCTAGACTCACTGAGGGTTGCTCTTTCCGAAAGAAGGGAGATTGA
- the LOC126792345 gene encoding cyclin-A1-3-like, whose translation MNANFSSKYEEIHVPEVKEFCYITDNTYFKDEILQMEFDVLDHLKFEMAAPTAMCFLRRFCSVAERTSCEVPPVLFQCLAHYIAELSLLEYCTLGYAPSLIAAYATFLAKYILSPSQKPWNSTLRHYTNYRASDLCDCVKVLHHLCCNGSGSNLAAVREKYCQHKYKFVAKKYCPPSIPPEFFHHPSN comes from the exons ATGAATGCCAACTTTTCCAGTAAATATGAGGAGATTCATGTTCCAGAGGTGAAAGAGTTCTGTTACATTACGGACAATACATACTTCAAGGACGAG ATTTTGCAAATGGAATTTGATGTGTTGGATCACTTGAAGTTTGAAATGGCAGCTCCAACAGCTATGTGCTTTTTGAG GCGGTTTTGTTCAGTTGCTGAAAGAACAAGCTGTGAG GTGCCACCAGTGCTGTTCCAGTGCTTGGCCCACTATATTGCAGAGTTATCTCTTCTAGAATACTGCACGCTTGGCTATGCCCCATCGCTGATTGCTGCTTATGCTACTTTCTTGGCCAAATATATACTCTCTCCTTCACAGAAGCCTTGG AATTCTACGTTAAGACATTACACAAACTACCGAGCGTCTGATCTGTGTGATTGTGTTAAAGTGCTGCATCACCTATGTTGTAATGGCAGTGGTTCTAACTTAGCTGCAGTTCGAGAGAAGTACTGTCAACACAAG TACAAGTTCGTGGCCAAGAAGTACTGCCCTCCGTCAATACCTCCAGAGTTCTTCCACCACCCGAGCAACTAG
- the LOC126789846 gene encoding putative pentatricopeptide repeat-containing protein At5g13230, mitochondrial: MLALISLRKFSTHCKPISFSTFQRCGYAAQSLQHSTFHPQLPNPEFDSHSYAATLQHHIRNADFTSATALHSHIVKKGACLDLFAHNILANMYVKAGLVDNALKVFDEMPHRNVISFVTLIQGLSESQRFNDAVELFSRLHREGHELNPFAFTSLLKLLVKMGQAELVWTVHACVYKLGHGCNAFVGTALIDAYSVCGEVGITRDVFDGIVCKDMVAWSGMIGCYAENGGFGEAVDLFCQMRVVGFRPNNYTFSGLLKACLGLKVLDQGKCVHGYVIKSCYEKDLYVGISLLDLYTTCGDVNDARRVFQEVPKNEVIPWTLMVSRYAQSDQCEEALGMFCWMRRAFVAPNEFTYASVLQACATMESLVFGKQIHCHVLKVGLNSVVYVSNALMDVYAKCGQMENSMELFVESSNRNDVSWNTMIVGYVQLGDGEKALTLFSDMLRCQVQATEVTYSSALRASASLAALEPGLQIHSVTLKTLYDKDTVVGNSLIDMYAKCGSITDARLMFDKMKQQDEVSWNAMISGYSMHGLGKQALKLFEMMKETNCKPNKLTFVGVLSACSNAGLLDQGHAYFNSMVEDYNIEPCMEHYTCMVWLLGRSGQLDKAVKLIDEIPFKPSAMVWRVLLGACVIHNDVELGRISAQHVLEMDPQDESTHVLLSNLYATAKRWDNVAYVRKNMKRKGVKKEPGLSWIENQGTVHYFTVGDTSHPDMRLISGMLEWLKMRTFKAGHVPNCNVVMLDVHDDEKVRLLWVHSERLALAFALVRTPAGSLIRIIKNLRICVDCHAMMKLISKLVQREIIVRDMNRFHHFQDGICSCDDYW, from the coding sequence ATGCTCGCACTGATTTCTCTAAGAAAATTTTCCACACATTGCAAACCCATTTCTTTCTCAACCTTTCAACGATGTGGCTACGCTGCCCAATCCCTCCAACACTCGACATTCCACCCACAACTCCCCAACCCAGAATTCGACTCCCACTCCTACGCAGCCACTCTCCAACACCACATCAGAAACGCCGACTTCACTTCAGCAACGGCTCTTCACTCCCACATTGTCAAGAAAGGCGCGTGCTTGGACTTGTTCGCCCACAACATTCTCGCCAACATGTACGTCAAAGCTGGCCTGGTCGACAATGCACTCAAGGTGTTCGACGAAATGCCCCACAGAAATGTGATTTCCTTTGTCACCTTAATCCAGGGGCTTTCGGAGTCTCAGCGCTTCAATGACGCTGTGGAGCTGTTCAGCAGGTTGCATAGAGAAGGCCACGAGCTGAACCCGTTTGCGTTTACTAGCTTGTTGAAGTTGCTTGTGAAGATGGGACAGGCTGAGCTGGTTTGGACTGTCCACGCTTGTGTTTATAAGCTCGGACACGGCTGCAATGCCTTTGTTGGAACTGCTCTCATCGATGCATACTCTGTTTGCGGCGAGGTTGGGATTACTAGGGACGTGTTTGATGGGATTGTTTGCAAGGATATGGTAGCTTGGTCTGGGATGATAGGGTGTTATGCTGAGAATGGCGGTTTTGGAGAGGCCGTTGACCTCTTTTGTCAAATGAGGGTGGTTGGATTTAGGCCTAATAATTATACTTTTAGCGGTTTGCTTAAGGCCTGTCTCGGGTTAAAGGTGCTGGATCAAGGGAAGTGTGTTCATGGATATGTGATAAAATCGTGTTATGAAAAGGATTTATATGTGGGAATTTCGCTGCTTGATTTGTACACCACGTGTGGAGATGTCAATGATGCTCGGAGGGTGTTTCAAGAGGTGCCCAAAAATGAAGTGATTCCTTGGACCCTCATGGTTTCACGGTATGCTCAGAGTGACCAATGTGAAGAGGCGCTGGGCATGTTCTGTTGGATGAGGCGAGCTTTTGTTGCTCCCAATGAATTTACATATGCTAGTGTGCTGCAAGCTTGTGCAACCATGGAGAGTTTAGTTTTCGGGAAGCAAATCCATTGTCATGTACTTAAGGTTGGTCTGAACTCAGTTGTCTATGTTTCAAATGCACTCATGGATGTCTATGCTAAATGTGGACAGATGGAGAACTCGATGGAACTGTTTGTGGAATCATCGAACAGGAATGATGTGTCTTGGAACACGATGATTGTTGGTTATGTCCAGTTAGGTGATGGGGAGAAGGCGTTGACTTTGTTTTCAGATATGCTTAGATGCCAAGTGCAAGCCACAGAAGTGACGTACTCTAGTGCTCTCAGAGCTTCTGCTAGTCTAGCAGCCTTGGAACCAGGACTTCAGATTCATTCAGTGACGCTTAAAACCCTATATGACAAGGATACTGTAGTTGGTAATTCTTTGATAGACATGTATGCCAAGTGTGGGAGCATCACAGATGCTCGCTTGATGTTCGACAAGATGAAGCAGCAAGATGAAGTTTCATGGAATGCAATGATCTCGGGATATTCTATGCATGGTCTCGGTAAGCAGGCTCTAAAACTTTTTGAAATGATGAAGGAAACAAATTGCAAACCTAACAAGTTAACCTTTGTTGGTGTCCTTTCGGCATGTAGCAATGCAGGACTGTTAGACCAAGGACATGCTTATTTTAATTCTATGGTTGAGGACTACAACATTGAACCATGCATGGAGCACTATACTTGTATGGTCTGGCTACTAGGGAGGTCAGGGCAGCTTGATAAGGCTGTGAAGTTGATTGACGAAATTCCATTTAAACCTAGTGCTATGGTATGGCGTGTTTTGCTTGGAGCTTGTGTTATCCATAATGATGTTGAGCTTGGAAGAATTTCTGCCCAGCATGTGCTCGAAATGGATCCCCAAGATGAGTCTACGCATGTGTTGTTGTCAAACTTATACGCAACTGCGAAGAGGTGGGATAATGTGGCTTATGTTAGGAAAAACATGAAAAGAAAGGGAGTAAAGAAGGAGCCGGGCCTAAGTTGGATTGAGAACCAGGGTACGGTTCATTATTTCACCGTGGGCGATACTTCACATCCTGACATGAGACTGATTAGTGGTATGCTGGAATGGTTGAAAATGAGAACCTTTAAGGCAGGCCATGTTCCCAATTGTAATGTTGTTATGCTTGATGTTCATGATGATGAAAAGGTGCGCCTCTTGTGGGTACACAGTGAAAGATTAGCTCTAGCATTTGCGCTGGTTAGAACTCCAGCGGGGAGCCTCATTCGTATCATAAAAAATCTTCGGATTTGTGTGGACTGCCATGCCATGATGAAATTGATATCAAAGCTCGTGCAGCGTGAAATAATTGTTAGAGATATGAATCGGTTCCATCACTTTCAAGATGGGATTTGCTCCTGTGATGACTACTGGTGA